From the Methanobacterium sp. CWC-01 genome, the window TTTGCGTGTTAAAATGTCTTTGATTGCACGGGAGTCAATAGTAGATGTTTTCCCGCCAGATAACTGTCCACGTATTTTAACTAATACCACTTTTTGGTTCACATCTATTTTTTCCAATCGTTCGATCAGATTGTTCTGTACTTGAATTGCATTCTTTCCATCTGCATCTTCGTACAAATATTCGTACTCACAGACGGGTAAGGGGATAAATTCAACCTTCTCAACTTTATCCTGGAAGTTAACCAAGTAGAATCCTCTTTCCTCACCTTTGGCACTGATTTCCATATCCTTAGAGTATGATCCAAAAGTGGGCCCAGGATAGATCAAGGTACCGAATCCTTCAGGATCGTGTTCAGAATGTAGATGAACATGACCCCCTGCATAATAATCAAAGCCTTTGGGGAATAATGAGAGGGGTATGGAGTCCATTTCAGACAGAAATTCGGGTTTGAAGTCGGTTATTGCACTATGAAAAACAAAGATCTTGAATCCCGGTTCAATTTGCAGGCTCTCTCTGTCCAGAGCATCATAGTAACTAACTTCAAGACCCATTTTCCGGGCAGAAATTCCACAGAGTTTGGCACCGGTACCAGGATCCTGAAAAAATTTCAATTTAAGTTTTTCATCTTCTACTTGGCCCTCAACTATTTTCTGTATTAAGCCAGCGCTGTTCAATAAATCTATGATAGAAGTTTCATTAGGGCTGTAATCATGACTACCATAATTGACATAAATAGGAATTCCGTAATCTCGCACTTCCCTCATCTTCTCTACAGCATCCTTAACAGCACCCATGTTGGGGAGGTTGGAGTTAAAAAGGTCACCAGATATTATGATAAAATCAACTTGTTCCTGGATACACCTGTCCATACAATTTTTAAATGCTTTCATTTCTAATTCTTTAAGTTCAGGGTATTTCTGGGCGCCAATATGACAATCAGCTAAATGTGCAAATTTATACATCTAAGACCACCTAAATAAAGGCTAATTTACCTCTATTTCCAGTTTCTTCAGTTTCTTCGTCCAAATACTTTTCAATAAATTCCTCAAAAAATGGGGTTTTTATAGGAACCGCAAAGCGGGTAAAAATACTGGTAACGATTGCTTCACCTTTGTCCAGACTAGCAATGTTTCGATTATCATCCGATAAGTCCTGAGAAGCACTGGCCATTATTTCTGACCTTTCCTGAGACATTTCATTTCCAAGAATGATTTTGGTGTTCATATTGGCTAAGATGGTCTTGGGTATAAGGCTGACTAGTTGGGTAATAGCAATGAGTCCAATATTGAATTTCCGCCCCTCACGGGCAATTGTACTATAAACGTTGTGTCCCTGTGCGGATATTACATCTCCACCGAGTACACGTGGTGCTTCCTCAATTACCACACCTATAATAGGTTTTTCTCTCAAAATATTTTCTGCCTTGTACCGCTGGTAGTTATTGAATATGGTTCCGGTTATTATACTGCCCACTACAAGTTCCACATTTCCCATTAAACGGGAGGTATCAATTACGACAATTTTACCTTCCTCTAAGGATCGTATTATGTCTTTTATAGTACTTTCACCGGCTGTGTCGCTGAACAACTTGTTTCTAGATTGGAAATTTCCATCATCATCGATGTAAATACCGAGTATGCTGTTAAATTTCCTTTCTATAACCGTAAGTGTACCTGGCTTCACACCTTTAATATTTACTCCTTCTAATATCTTCAAAATCCAACTTTTACCATACATACTGTAAGCCAAATTTACTGCGTCATTTTGAGCCTCGCTAAAAGTCACAATACCCCTAAAATGATGTGGTTTAATGGATTCGAGATTTATTATGAGTGAATTGGTTCCAGGGGGAGCATCAGGTGAATAGTAGACTAGATTCCCACTTTTAGGATGATCCTTTAGGCATTTCTCGTTACGCCCATAATACTCATCGTGGGGATCTAAAACCAGGATTCCAAACCCTTCAAGTTCTAGAATGCTCCATAACATTACTTTAACCAGATTACTCTTTCCTCTACCGGTCGTAGCTGGTATAAGGATGTGATGAGGAATTGCATCCTTAGCATTAAGATATACCCGGGATTTGATTAATTTCGAACCACTTCTAACATCTCCGACGTATAATGGATTTTGGGGCTTGGTTAAAAATTTGAGATCTTCTTCGTTAACGTGCCTGACGGAGCTGAAGAAGTTTGGCAGAGATTTTGGTATACCGGACTGTCCGTCTCTTATCTGTAAAATGGCCTTGGCCTGGGCCACGATGTAGTTACGTAATTCTGGCTCCATGAAGTCCAAACTGGCTCCCTGTCCTTCCAGCTTCATTCCAGATATGAGTTCACGCATGGACTGGGGAACTTGGCTGTGATACTGAAGATCAGTAACTTGCAAAATAAGGGAGTTATCAGCCATCTCCTCCACTAAGAGTAGGTCTCCCATCTCCAATTTTATTCCACTTTTTTCCCTGATCAGAATTCGCGCTACTCCTCCACCAATAATTTGACCTACCACATCCATCTTACTCACCTGCCAAATAATTTAAAATCTCATGTCCATCAACTGCCCTCATATCGGCCAGGACCTTTTGGAGCATTCCGGGCTTTTTTGAGATCTCAGATAAAATTCTCGTTTCATAAATACCCATTTCATCCTCTCGTACCCTGGCCTGGAGATCCGCATCTATTAAACCATAAGGATATCCAGGAAAGCATAAATCCACAGAGTTTTCAGCTATAGCCTCCACCACACCAATTACTCCCTCTTTCTTTATTTCCTGAGCTTGTTCTTTTAATATTTCAAACCGGAAAACATGTCGAGAATTAGGATTAAGTTTAACTGCCATTATTAAAGCCCTATATTCCTTAGATGAGCATCTTCCAACCGGACAATAGCACCAAGCCACGTCTTCTATCCCAGACTCTTCGGCAAAGCGCTTGATGGAGCCAAGAAGTGAAAAATTACTGTCTGTAGTTAGATGGGATGTTTTCGATAAACCTGTAAAAACGGTTTTATTTCTTTTAGCCGCGTCGAACGCGTCTTCAGAGTATTTATCCTCATTGGCGAATGATATTTGAAGAGATCCATCCCTAACCAGCAAATCATTTTCTCCCAGCTCATCTTCGATGATATGTTTAGATAAAGACCATTCTGCAAAACGACGGGCAATAGATGCCACTCTCTCCATATCATATCGAGTTACTCCGTAAAAACTAGCCCTAGTTCCAGAAGTGAAGCTCAAATCAGTTTCACTTGGTAGATAATCATTAAATTCATCAATAGAAGGGAAAATGGAGGTTTCATAAGCAATATCTCCCTCATCCTCATTAAAATATGATGTGGTCAATGACAAGAATTCCATCTTAATGGGAAGGTCTGAAACCGGAGTTATACGTTCTTTACCTTTGAATAAGTTGAAATATACGCGATTAACCTGAAGAGAAAAATTAGGAGCGTGAATTATCTCCTGATTTCCTCCATCAACAAAAGCCATTTTTCTATCCGCCATCCCTAATCTGATGGGATTAAAGTTTTTTTTGTGCAGTTTATAGGCTTCACAATCTGTACTACGAAATAAAGGGTTTCCAATTGGTGCATCGAGACTTTTTTGCAATTTATCAACTAAATTTCCAATGTTCTTAATTATAACTCCCTCCAAACCCTTATAAAAATCTAATCAGCGGTTTAAAAGCATTTATTTCTTAAATTATATGTCAACGTATCAAATATTAAATATTACTAAAAATATGAGTCATTTTAGTTTTACTTGAATATCATCGAGATTTTATAGGATTACTAACAACCTACTAACCATGCCCACTCCCCACCAAGAGGTCCTGGTCCTGAATACTCTGAAATATTACCAGGCTGAATACAAGGAAGGTGTCCCCCTGAGCATCCTGAAACTGGATCTGGACCTGAATGATGACCAACTCCACGAATTAATCCATACCATGAAATCAAAGGGGACCATTACACTGGCCAGTGGTAAAGTTAATCTGATAGAAGCTGAATCCTCCGAAGAAAGTGTTGAAGAGATTACGGTGGAAGTAGAAATATCCTCCCCAGAAACTCCGGAAAAAAAGGAATCATCGGAGATCTTGCCCGCCGAGGAATTGCCAGTTGAACTTTCAGAAACAGAACGTGCATCTTTAGAATTAATAAGATCCTTAGCCGACGAATCAGGAGCCGTATCACGCCACATATTAGAGGGGCATCTGTTATATGGGGATTTGAAGCTCAGCAACCTCCGGGTTTACAACCTTCTGAACTCCCTGCAAAATAAGGGTCTTTTAACCCGGATTCAAAGGACAGATGGCTCCTACTATCGTTTATTAGAAATTTAGTAACTCACCAGGCGTAAGGATTGAATTCTGAGGGGGGAATATACATTATCTCTGCGTATCCCTTTTTTAGTAGTTGCTGGTTGAGGTTCAGGCCTCCCACGTAGACCACCGCCAGGGTGCGCCCGTATTTATCCGTCTGTTTTTCATCGTCAATATCTAAGGAAACCGTCTGGTAGAGACACTGGTCCTTAATGTATTCTTTGGCCTCGGCATATCCTGATTCGCCTCTTTCCGGTGTGTTCACACCTACCAAACGAACTCGGCCCACCCCCTCCACATCGATGGTATCACCATCCACCACATGGTAACATCTTCCAGTTACCTCACCTGAAGAAGATGCTGGTACAGTGGTAGTGTTATTGAGTGAGCTGGAGGTTGTTTTATCATTGGATAGGCCCGTGTAAGATTTATTATAATCTTCCTGCACACAGCCAGCCACTGAAACTATGAATATTGCGATTATAACCAGTATTATCTTGAAATCCATGTTATCTATTAAATTCTTATAGATGGACCTTAATTATATGTTTTGATTAAAATAAAAAAAGATAATTAGTCTGTCCTGCGTTGAACAGACTAGGCTGGTGTTAGGTATTTGGGATTCTTGATAACATGTTCTTTGCCATGAACGATGCAGTAATCCGCGTCACATCCACCTTTTTTCATGTCACAGTAGAACATTCCTTCAGGACATCCCTGAGCGCTGGTGTAACTTAGAATACCTTTTTTCTTGCAGTGCGGACAGTAGTTTACGTATTTCCCGTGATGAATTTTGTAATCAGTTGATAGACTACAGGAACACCTTGCGTCTGCTTCTACATAGTCAGCAGTTATGACTGGGTTACCTTGTGTCACTTTAGTGGTGGTTTTTGAAGCGGCAGAAACCGCTTTGGTCGAAGTGGTCCTTTTATATCGAACCTTCTTGATTTTGACCAAGTACCGTACCCGTTTCCATTTCTTGCCTATCTTTTTCCATTTGTAGACGTATTTGTAACGGTATGTACGGTAAGTTTTGTATTTGGATGCCTTGTAGGTTTTTGAACTTTTGTAGGTCATTATGGAACGCACGAATTTATATCTGATACTCGAATATGCGTAGGTCGTTTTGTAACTTGCGTCCACTTCCACGGTTTTTTTGTCGGTGAGTATCTTTGAAGTTTCCTGTGGCGTTAGTTCATTGTTATCT encodes:
- a CDS encoding thermonuclease family protein, giving the protein MDFKIILVIIAIFIVSVAGCVQEDYNKSYTGLSNDKTTSSSLNNTTTVPASSSGEVTGRCYHVVDGDTIDVEGVGRVRLVGVNTPERGESGYAEAKEYIKDQCLYQTVSLDIDDEKQTDKYGRTLAVVYVGGLNLNQQLLKKGYAEIMYIPPSEFNPYAW
- a CDS encoding metallophosphoesterase family protein, producing the protein MYKFAHLADCHIGAQKYPELKELEMKAFKNCMDRCIQEQVDFIIISGDLFNSNLPNMGAVKDAVEKMREVRDYGIPIYVNYGSHDYSPNETSIIDLLNSAGLIQKIVEGQVEDEKLKLKFFQDPGTGAKLCGISARKMGLEVSYYDALDRESLQIEPGFKIFVFHSAITDFKPEFLSEMDSIPLSLFPKGFDYYAGGHVHLHSEHDPEGFGTLIYPGPTFGSYSKDMEISAKGEERGFYLVNFQDKVEKVEFIPLPVCEYEYLYEDADGKNAIQVQNNLIERLEKIDVNQKVVLVKIRGQLSGGKTSTIDSRAIKDILTRKGALYVGINRHGLTTMEQVKVKITESDIPSIEKRLFSDRVGDVNLSLVELKKDKGIKLAVELLRTLREEQKLNEKKKDYEERVKKDSIYTLHLEEVFYEN
- a CDS encoding DNA double-strand break repair nuclease NurA, with amino-acid sequence MEGVIIKNIGNLVDKLQKSLDAPIGNPLFRSTDCEAYKLHKKNFNPIRLGMADRKMAFVDGGNQEIIHAPNFSLQVNRVYFNLFKGKERITPVSDLPIKMEFLSLTTSYFNEDEGDIAYETSIFPSIDEFNDYLPSETDLSFTSGTRASFYGVTRYDMERVASIARRFAEWSLSKHIIEDELGENDLLVRDGSLQISFANEDKYSEDAFDAAKRNKTVFTGLSKTSHLTTDSNFSLLGSIKRFAEESGIEDVAWCYCPVGRCSSKEYRALIMAVKLNPNSRHVFRFEILKEQAQEIKKEGVIGVVEAIAENSVDLCFPGYPYGLIDADLQARVREDEMGIYETRILSEISKKPGMLQKVLADMRAVDGHEILNYLAGE
- a CDS encoding ATP-binding protein gives rise to the protein MDVVGQIIGGGVARILIREKSGIKLEMGDLLLVEEMADNSLILQVTDLQYHSQVPQSMRELISGMKLEGQGASLDFMEPELRNYIVAQAKAILQIRDGQSGIPKSLPNFFSSVRHVNEEDLKFLTKPQNPLYVGDVRSGSKLIKSRVYLNAKDAIPHHILIPATTGRGKSNLVKVMLWSILELEGFGILVLDPHDEYYGRNEKCLKDHPKSGNLVYYSPDAPPGTNSLIINLESIKPHHFRGIVTFSEAQNDAVNLAYSMYGKSWILKILEGVNIKGVKPGTLTVIERKFNSILGIYIDDDGNFQSRNKLFSDTAGESTIKDIIRSLEEGKIVVIDTSRLMGNVELVVGSIITGTIFNNYQRYKAENILREKPIIGVVIEEAPRVLGGDVISAQGHNVYSTIAREGRKFNIGLIAITQLVSLIPKTILANMNTKIILGNEMSQERSEIMASASQDLSDDNRNIASLDKGEAIVTSIFTRFAVPIKTPFFEEFIEKYLDEETEETGNRGKLAFI